One region of Chryseobacterium sp. SORGH_AS_0447 genomic DNA includes:
- a CDS encoding sugar phosphate nucleotidyltransferase, translated as MKIIVPMAGRGSRLRPHTLTVPKPLIPIAGKPIVQRLVEDIAKVAGEEIEEVAFIIGDFGPEIEKSLLQIAEKLGAKGSIYYQNDPLGTAHAIKCAEQSMSGDIVIAFADTLFRADFVLDKNSDGVIWVKSVEDPSAFGVVKLDNYGFITDFVEKPTTFVSDLAIIGIYYFNSAEKLMDEINYIMDNNIKNGGEYQLTTALENLRAKGAKFTLGKVNDWMDCGNKNATVETNSKILEYEREEMKNYPASAQIENSLIIQPCFIGENVKISNSKVGPGVSLGNNTIVVNSNIENSLIQENTQINHGNLSNSMIGNSAQYFGVAREISLGDYSVLDFLSK; from the coding sequence ATGAAAATTATTGTTCCTATGGCTGGACGAGGATCCAGATTACGCCCACATACACTCACTGTTCCGAAACCGCTTATTCCTATTGCCGGAAAGCCAATTGTACAGAGGCTGGTAGAAGATATCGCTAAAGTTGCAGGGGAAGAAATTGAAGAAGTGGCATTTATCATAGGGGATTTCGGTCCGGAAATCGAGAAATCACTTCTCCAGATTGCTGAAAAACTAGGGGCAAAAGGAAGCATATATTACCAAAACGATCCTTTGGGAACAGCTCATGCCATCAAATGTGCAGAACAGTCGATGAGCGGAGATATTGTGATTGCGTTTGCAGATACGCTTTTCCGTGCGGATTTTGTGCTGGATAAAAATTCAGACGGTGTGATCTGGGTGAAAAGTGTTGAAGATCCTTCAGCATTCGGAGTAGTAAAACTGGACAACTATGGTTTCATCACGGATTTTGTTGAAAAGCCGACGACTTTTGTATCCGACCTGGCCATTATTGGGATCTATTATTTCAACAGTGCTGAAAAGCTGATGGATGAAATCAACTATATCATGGATAACAACATCAAGAATGGTGGCGAATATCAGTTGACAACCGCACTGGAAAACCTAAGAGCAAAAGGGGCGAAATTCACGCTGGGTAAAGTAAACGACTGGATGGACTGCGGAAACAAAAATGCTACGGTAGAAACCAACAGCAAGATCCTGGAATATGAAAGAGAAGAAATGAAAAATTATCCTGCTTCTGCACAGATCGAAAATTCCCTTATCATTCAGCCTTGTTTTATCGGGGAAAATGTGAAGATATCCAATTCGAAAGTCGGTCCTGGAGTTTCTCTAGGTAATAACACCATCGTTGTGAATTCCAATATCGAGAATTCATTGATCCAGGAAAACACACAAATCAACCACGGAAATCTTTCCAATTCGATGATCGGTAATTCCGCGCAGTACTTCGGAGTTGCCCGTGAGATTTCATTAGGAGATTATTCCGTTTTGGATTTTTTATCTAAATAA
- a CDS encoding DUF4292 domain-containing protein, with protein MKKWIPLLILTFLIYSCKARKTAVQTNQNSDSTAVANTDPDNISNDGKNVADRLDFYQKIYLHPQFDHLKITSKITADNIKVSPLDAIIYIETDKKIWSRIDFLFFNAARALITPEGIKAMDKYNKNYIDSDFDYLNNLLNVNFIDYKNLEKLLLGRTFFTISNRNARIVKNNDGYLVESISNIKIATKDGDREYKIMMQYSDDFDLMTVNLRDVDSNDSMQIDYSNWELQPNNVRLPKNVKIIIKGSKNSQILIENTKFDFSRMDTPYSVPSSYKKIEIQ; from the coding sequence ATGAAAAAGTGGATTCCGTTACTTATCCTTACCTTCCTGATTTATAGCTGCAAAGCCCGTAAAACGGCTGTACAGACCAATCAGAATTCAGACAGTACTGCTGTAGCCAATACTGATCCTGACAATATATCCAATGACGGAAAAAATGTAGCGGACCGGTTGGATTTTTATCAGAAAATCTACCTTCATCCTCAGTTCGACCATCTGAAAATCACCAGTAAGATCACGGCGGACAATATCAAAGTAAGCCCTCTTGATGCAATTATTTATATCGAAACCGATAAGAAGATCTGGTCCCGTATCGATTTCCTTTTCTTCAATGCCGCAAGAGCCTTGATTACTCCAGAAGGCATCAAAGCGATGGACAAGTATAACAAAAATTATATCGATTCTGATTTTGATTATTTAAACAATCTTCTGAACGTTAATTTTATTGATTACAAGAATTTGGAAAAGCTATTGCTGGGAAGAACATTTTTTACCATCAGCAACAGAAATGCAAGAATTGTAAAAAACAACGACGGTTATCTGGTGGAATCTATTTCCAATATTAAAATCGCCACAAAGGACGGTGACCGTGAATATAAAATCATGATGCAGTATTCCGATGATTTTGATCTGATGACAGTCAACTTAAGGGATGTCGATTCCAATGATTCCATGCAGATCGACTATAGCAATTGGGAATTACAGCCTAACAATGTGCGGCTCCCAAAAAATGTTAAAATAATTATAAAAGGAAGCAAAAACAGCCAGATTTTAATAGAAAATACGAAATTTGATTTTTCTAGGATGGATACACCCTATTCTGTGCCATCCAGTTATAAGAAAATTGAGATTCAATGA
- a CDS encoding peptidoglycan DD-metalloendopeptidase family protein yields MIKKFSFLIGILLFGFHNGQNQKKEQLQKQNAELKKQIAQINTDLAKTRTESKLSVAYLDNVNKKLALREKVYTNTQKEKRFIEDDIYLRQLEINRQNRDLKVLRDNYAKVLVNAYKNKGVQNKVTFILSAKNLGEAIRRVQYLKQYSDYQDKKAAEITNAAEKIKRTIAQRQNSVKEKANLLVNQQKDLTTINAERAQKEQLVTEFKKNESKLTAELRQKQTQSKALEGQIRSIIAEEIRIAKAEEEARKKAEAEKIRLAKIAAEREKARIEAEAKARAEALEKERLAAEVEARKARELADKRAEEERKRNAEAARSEATARDEARKVAAKKASDEAAAKAKEASDKLIAARAAEAALTKKKEDDKKAAESKAMTNYGVTTVAGSNFADNKGRLGYPADKIGQITHRFGRHPHPVFKNIDEENNGIKISVPAGTRAKSVFPGTVSSVLANSDGTKTVMLRHGNYFTIYSNLGSVSVSKGQQVSAGTPVGVVGQDFDGTYTLDFQVWNGSTPVDPLGWVSY; encoded by the coding sequence ATGATTAAAAAATTTAGCTTTTTAATAGGTATTTTACTGTTCGGATTCCATAATGGGCAGAATCAGAAAAAGGAACAGTTGCAGAAGCAGAATGCTGAACTTAAAAAACAAATTGCACAAATAAATACAGATCTGGCAAAGACGAGAACGGAATCCAAATTGTCCGTAGCTTATCTCGACAATGTTAATAAAAAACTGGCACTCAGGGAAAAGGTGTACACCAATACCCAAAAGGAAAAAAGGTTTATTGAAGACGACATCTACCTTCGTCAGTTGGAAATCAACCGCCAGAACAGAGATCTTAAAGTTTTACGAGACAATTATGCCAAAGTTCTCGTAAATGCTTATAAGAACAAAGGCGTACAGAATAAGGTGACCTTTATTCTTTCTGCTAAAAATCTTGGGGAAGCGATAAGAAGGGTTCAGTATCTGAAGCAATATTCCGATTATCAGGATAAGAAAGCAGCAGAAATTACCAATGCAGCAGAAAAAATAAAAAGAACAATTGCACAAAGGCAGAATTCGGTAAAAGAGAAGGCGAATCTTTTGGTCAATCAGCAGAAGGATCTAACGACCATCAATGCCGAAAGAGCACAAAAGGAGCAATTGGTTACAGAATTTAAAAAGAATGAATCCAAACTTACGGCTGAGCTGAGACAGAAACAGACCCAGTCTAAAGCTTTGGAAGGACAGATCAGAAGCATCATTGCAGAAGAGATAAGAATCGCTAAAGCGGAAGAAGAAGCAAGGAAAAAAGCAGAAGCCGAAAAAATCCGTCTGGCAAAAATTGCCGCAGAGAGGGAAAAAGCGAGAATCGAGGCTGAAGCGAAAGCACGTGCCGAGGCACTGGAAAAAGAAAGACTCGCAGCAGAAGTTGAAGCTAGAAAAGCCCGGGAACTGGCAGATAAGCGTGCAGAGGAAGAAAGAAAACGTAATGCAGAAGCAGCTCGTTCTGAAGCCACCGCAAGGGATGAAGCCCGAAAGGTAGCAGCGAAAAAAGCATCTGACGAAGCCGCTGCAAAAGCAAAAGAAGCTTCAGATAAACTGATTGCAGCAAGAGCAGCAGAAGCAGCACTTACCAAGAAAAAGGAAGATGATAAGAAGGCGGCTGAGAGTAAGGCAATGACGAACTATGGAGTAACTACTGTAGCCGGAAGTAATTTTGCCGATAATAAGGGAAGATTGGGATATCCTGCAGATAAAATCGGCCAGATCACCCACCGCTTCGGAAGACATCCGCATCCTGTTTTTAAAAATATTGATGAGGAAAACAATGGGATTAAAATTTCTGTACCGGCCGGAACGCGTGCAAAATCTGTATTCCCCGGAACCGTATCTTCGGTGCTGGCAAACAGTGACGGAACAAAGACCGTTATGTTGCGACACGGCAATTACTTTACGATCTATTCCAACTTAGGAAGCGTAAGTGTTTCAAAAGGTCAGCAAGTCTCTGCAGGAACGCCGGTTGGAGTGGTTGGACAGGATTTCGATGGAACCTATACCCTTGATTTCCAGGTATGGAACGGAAGTACACCGGTTGATCCATTAGGTTGGGTTTCTTATTAA
- a CDS encoding twin-arginine translocase TatA/TatE family subunit: MNTLAILSLSWQHILIVAIILLLLFGGKKIPELMRGVGSGIKEFKDAVKEEDKPGSENKTTNNTPSGN; this comes from the coding sequence ATGAATACATTAGCAATATTGTCATTATCTTGGCAACACATCCTGATCGTAGCGATCATCCTTCTTTTACTTTTCGGAGGTAAAAAAATTCCTGAATTGATGAGAGGAGTAGGTTCCGGTATCAAAGAATTTAAAGATGCAGTGAAGGAAGAGGACAAACCAGGTTCTGAAAACAAAACCACAAACAATACTCCTTCCGGAAACTAA
- a CDS encoding DUF4254 domain-containing protein, with the protein MNFTETAWKVFNKSIEDYHVFDDVNALINNPFEKDTLERILYAKNWIDTVQWHLEDIIRDENIDPAEALYLKRTIDASNQKRTDLVEFIDSWFLKKYEDITPKPDAKINTETVAWAVDRLSILALKVYHMSLEANRESASEEHRANCQAKLDVLLTQQEDLSTSINQLLADIENGDVKMKVYKQMKMYNDESLNPILYQKGQQK; encoded by the coding sequence ATGAATTTTACAGAGACTGCATGGAAAGTCTTCAATAAATCTATTGAAGATTATCACGTGTTTGATGACGTTAATGCCCTAATTAATAACCCGTTCGAGAAAGATACTTTGGAACGGATTTTGTATGCAAAGAACTGGATTGATACCGTTCAATGGCATTTGGAAGATATAATAAGAGATGAAAATATTGATCCGGCTGAAGCGCTTTATTTGAAAAGGACAATAGATGCCTCCAACCAGAAAAGAACTGATCTGGTGGAATTTATAGACAGCTGGTTTCTTAAAAAATACGAAGATATAACTCCTAAACCCGATGCAAAGATCAATACTGAAACTGTCGCATGGGCAGTAGACAGGTTATCTATTCTCGCATTAAAGGTTTATCACATGTCGTTAGAAGCCAACAGGGAATCTGCTTCGGAAGAGCACAGAGCCAATTGCCAGGCAAAGCTGGATGTTCTTCTTACCCAGCAGGAAGATCTTTCGACTTCTATTAATCAGTTGCTTGCTGATATTGAGAACGGTGACGTTAAGATGAAGGTGTACAAACAGATGAAGATGTACAACGATGAGAGTCTTAATCCAATCCTTTATCAAAAGGGGCAGCAAAAATGA
- the ribA gene encoding GTP cyclohydrolase II has protein sequence MIKIQAESNVPTEYGTFRMIALSENENDWMPHMAIIAEHTDFSKPVNVRFHSECITGEVFHSKKCECGQQLDAAMKYIHENGGIIIYLRQEGRNIGIINKLKAYSLQEQGFDTVEANLKLGLPADDRNFGVAIEILNLLGVKDINLLTNNPDKVKYVQESNIHLNARLPLQIPANEISKGYLKTKKDYFGHLLDDNEN, from the coding sequence ATGATTAAAATTCAGGCGGAATCCAACGTTCCTACCGAATACGGAACATTCCGAATGATCGCCCTCTCCGAAAACGAAAACGACTGGATGCCTCATATGGCCATCATCGCAGAACATACGGATTTTTCAAAACCTGTAAATGTGCGTTTCCATTCAGAATGTATTACCGGGGAAGTTTTCCATTCAAAAAAATGCGAATGCGGACAGCAGCTGGATGCTGCTATGAAGTATATCCACGAGAACGGAGGCATCATCATTTATCTTCGTCAGGAAGGTAGAAATATCGGAATCATCAATAAACTGAAAGCGTATTCTTTACAGGAACAGGGATTCGACACGGTAGAAGCCAATCTGAAGCTCGGGCTTCCTGCTGATGACAGAAATTTCGGAGTTGCCATTGAGATTTTAAATTTATTAGGTGTAAAGGACATTAACCTCCTTACCAATAATCCTGATAAAGTAAAATATGTACAGGAAAGCAATATTCATCTCAATGCAAGACTTCCTTTACAGATTCCGGCCAATGAGATCAGCAAAGGATATCTGAAGACCAAGAAAGATTATTTCGGTCATCTGCTGGATGATAATGAAAATTAA
- a CDS encoding glycoside hydrolase family 3 protein, whose translation MKKLVYTSLFIFLFLSSNITAQYVPKDISRRDMKKAGEWVDKTYKKLSQDEKLGQLFIVALYTNRGESEIAKVRNIVVHDKIGGLILMQDDAAREINLVNEFQQKSKVPLIIGMDAEWGVFQRIPTAHKYPWAMTLGAIQDKNLIEQMAAKIAEDCHRMGINWDFAPVVDVNTNPNNPIIGNRSFGSEVSNVVNSALSYANGLQNSNILAAIKHFPGHGDTSTDSHLDLPVVSHNLERLNAVEIAPFKALMDKGIGGVMVAHLYVPALESGKGIPASVSKNIITGLLKDKLGYKGLIITDALNMGAVANKYKPGELDAMAFKAGNDIMLFSQGVAEGKKLIQKAIDNGEISQSRVEESVKKILLTKYFLGLDTYTPKNPENINSDLNNDSHKTLVQNLYSNALTLLKNEKSLLPLNNRTVYYVPLEEAPYQTFANRLGTDIIIKKASEINTIPANSTVIVGFHKDNSTAYKPYKISDVSKRTLADLTKNQNVILTVFGSPYALKDIDISKVPTVLVSYENNDDSMTATADALNGKTKIHGRLPVLVNETLKAGMGIDLPGSQE comes from the coding sequence ATGAAGAAACTGGTTTATACATCACTCTTTATTTTCCTATTTCTAAGCTCTAACATTACAGCTCAGTACGTACCGAAAGATATTTCCAGACGCGATATGAAAAAGGCGGGTGAATGGGTAGACAAAACATATAAAAAACTTTCTCAGGACGAAAAATTAGGCCAGCTTTTTATCGTTGCCCTGTATACCAACCGAGGTGAAAGTGAGATTGCTAAAGTACGGAATATCGTTGTACATGATAAAATCGGAGGGTTGATTTTGATGCAGGACGATGCTGCACGAGAAATTAATCTCGTAAATGAATTTCAGCAGAAATCCAAGGTTCCTTTAATAATCGGGATGGATGCGGAATGGGGAGTATTCCAGCGGATTCCTACTGCTCATAAATATCCGTGGGCTATGACACTGGGCGCCATTCAGGACAAAAATCTGATTGAGCAGATGGCGGCAAAAATCGCGGAAGACTGCCACCGAATGGGCATCAACTGGGATTTTGCACCGGTAGTTGATGTAAATACCAATCCCAACAATCCTATTATCGGGAACAGAAGTTTCGGCTCGGAAGTAAGCAACGTGGTAAATTCGGCCTTATCGTATGCCAACGGCCTTCAGAACAGCAATATACTGGCGGCGATCAAACATTTCCCCGGACACGGCGACACCAGTACGGATTCCCATCTGGACCTGCCTGTAGTTTCCCACAACCTGGAAAGGCTGAACGCTGTAGAAATCGCCCCTTTTAAAGCTTTAATGGATAAAGGAATCGGTGGCGTTATGGTTGCCCATTTGTATGTTCCGGCCCTTGAATCCGGAAAAGGCATTCCGGCTTCAGTTTCCAAAAACATTATTACCGGACTGCTGAAAGATAAATTGGGTTATAAAGGATTAATTATTACGGACGCTTTAAATATGGGCGCTGTTGCCAATAAATACAAACCGGGAGAACTGGATGCGATGGCTTTTAAAGCGGGGAATGACATTATGCTTTTTTCACAGGGTGTAGCAGAAGGAAAGAAATTAATCCAGAAAGCCATTGATAACGGAGAAATTTCACAATCCAGAGTGGAGGAAAGTGTAAAGAAAATTCTTTTAACAAAATATTTTCTGGGGTTGGATACCTATACTCCCAAAAATCCTGAAAACATCAATTCGGATTTAAATAATGATTCCCATAAAACATTGGTTCAGAATTTATATTCCAATGCCCTTACGCTTTTAAAGAATGAAAAAAGTCTGCTTCCTTTAAATAACAGAACAGTATATTACGTTCCTTTGGAAGAAGCACCTTATCAAACCTTTGCCAATCGGTTAGGAACAGATATTATCATCAAGAAGGCAAGCGAGATCAATACGATTCCTGCGAATTCTACGGTGATTGTAGGGTTTCATAAAGACAATTCCACGGCTTACAAACCTTACAAGATCTCCGATGTCTCAAAGAGAACCCTAGCTGATTTAACGAAAAATCAGAATGTCATCCTTACAGTTTTCGGAAGTCCATATGCCCTGAAGGATATCGACATTTCAAAAGTGCCGACTGTTCTTGTTTCCTATGAAAATAATGATGACTCGATGACGGCGACTGCAGATGCTCTGAATGGTAAGACAAAAATCCACGGCAGGCTCCCCGTTTTGGTTAATGAGACACTAAAGGCAGGAATGGGGATTGATTTACCTGGTTCACAAGAATAA
- the bshA gene encoding N-acetyl-alpha-D-glucosaminyl L-malate synthase BshA: protein MKIGILCYPTYGGSGIVATELGMSLANKGYEVHFISNALPARLDITNPNIFFHRVNVQTYPLFQYQPYDIALSSMIYRVVNLYKLDLLHAHYAIPYAYAAFTAKQMLKEDNNDVPLVTTLHGTDITLVGQHPSYKHAVEFSINQSDAITSVSESLKRDTLQFFKIKKEIQVITNFIDNSEFEERNECQRTQFANPDEKILIHVSNLRPVKRVDEVLQIFKNVQKKVKSKLVIIGEGPDMEKVNQFLEENPDLISKIRLLGKVNDLYKILQLSDVFLLPSEQESFGLAALEAMAAHTPVISSNAGGIPEVNIQGETGFLAEIGNVEAMSNYTIKLLSNEELLISMKKNAKEQAIKFDLKNILPIYEEMYRTTIENFKSELTKA from the coding sequence ATGAAAATAGGCATACTTTGCTATCCGACCTACGGAGGAAGCGGAATTGTAGCAACAGAGCTGGGAATGTCCCTGGCCAACAAAGGCTACGAAGTCCATTTCATCAGCAATGCGCTTCCCGCAAGACTAGACATTACCAATCCGAATATTTTCTTTCACCGGGTAAATGTTCAGACCTATCCGCTGTTCCAGTATCAGCCTTATGATATCGCGCTGAGCTCGATGATTTACCGTGTTGTAAATCTTTACAAGCTTGATCTTCTTCACGCGCATTATGCAATTCCTTATGCGTATGCAGCCTTTACCGCCAAGCAGATGCTGAAGGAAGATAACAACGATGTTCCTTTGGTCACTACCCTTCACGGAACGGATATCACATTGGTGGGCCAGCATCCAAGCTATAAGCATGCGGTGGAATTCTCCATCAACCAGTCGGATGCCATTACTTCGGTTTCCGAAAGCCTGAAACGGGATACCCTGCAGTTTTTCAAGATTAAAAAAGAAATCCAGGTAATCACCAACTTCATTGATAATTCCGAATTTGAGGAGCGCAATGAATGTCAGAGAACCCAGTTTGCCAATCCGGATGAGAAGATCTTAATTCACGTATCCAATTTGCGTCCGGTAAAACGGGTGGATGAAGTACTGCAGATTTTTAAAAATGTGCAGAAAAAAGTAAAATCGAAATTGGTTATCATTGGGGAAGGCCCGGATATGGAAAAAGTGAACCAGTTTTTGGAAGAAAATCCGGACCTCATCTCTAAAATCCGTTTACTAGGAAAGGTAAACGACCTGTATAAAATCCTTCAGCTATCGGATGTATTCTTATTGCCTTCGGAGCAGGAAAGTTTCGGTCTGGCTGCCTTGGAAGCAATGGCTGCCCATACTCCGGTCATCAGTTCCAATGCGGGAGGAATTCCGGAAGTAAACATCCAGGGAGAAACCGGCTTTCTGGCAGAAATCGGAAATGTGGAAGCCATGAGCAACTACACCATCAAACTGTTGAGCAATGAGGAATTACTAATTTCAATGAAAAAGAATGCCAAAGAACAGGCTATCAAATTCGATCTGAAAAACATCCTTCCGATCTACGAAGAAATGTACCGCACCACGATTGAAAATTTTAAGAGTGAGCTGACGAAAGCTTAG
- a CDS encoding helix-turn-helix domain-containing protein — MRKQKKFSQQDVAEHLNISQTQYQRKEKGEAGIPTASGNVLPSF; from the coding sequence GTGCGCAAGCAGAAGAAATTTTCCCAGCAGGATGTGGCGGAACATCTGAACATCAGCCAAACCCAGTACCAGAGAAAGGAAAAAGGAGAGGCGGGTATTCCGACAGCGAGTGGGAACGTATTGCCAAGCTTTTAG
- a CDS encoding DUF6705 family protein — protein sequence MKNTLFLIALIISLISCKGQQLPLNTFMDDIPSNAHVKDLNNELNPYVGIYKANYQGEDITLYITKVNDKLEERSNKNFYRDALVIKYIVKNSSGIVLQDTQNNNIPNIELYSTRIRSYDNSVIFYYSGTNCRVGWGNVYIKKINATQISWLYQPNDRVILPGQCPGNPDLKIYLPETENPLIFTKQ from the coding sequence ATGAAAAATACACTTTTTTTAATCGCTCTTATAATTAGTTTAATTTCTTGTAAAGGGCAACAACTTCCTTTAAATACATTTATGGATGATATCCCATCAAATGCGCATGTTAAGGATTTAAATAATGAATTGAATCCTTACGTTGGAATTTACAAAGCGAATTATCAAGGAGAGGATATTACACTTTATATTACAAAGGTTAATGATAAATTAGAAGAAAGATCTAATAAAAATTTTTATCGAGATGCTTTGGTTATAAAATATATAGTTAAAAATTCATCAGGTATAGTATTACAAGATACCCAAAACAATAATATTCCTAATATTGAACTATATAGTACAAGAATAAGATCTTATGATAATTCCGTAATTTTTTATTACAGTGGAACTAATTGTCGCGTCGGTTGGGGAAATGTATATATAAAAAAAATAAATGCTACCCAGATTTCCTGGTTGTATCAACCTAATGACAGAGTAATACTTCCCGGACAATGTCCCGGGAATCCCGATCTGAAGATTTATCTTCCAGAGACAGAAAATCCTTTAATTTTTACAAAGCAATAA
- a CDS encoding DUF2851 family protein, whose product MTEKLLQYLWNYKIFSRFDFKNTAGDAVEILEFGKWNTDAGPDFLAGKIKINGVVFAGNIELHVRSSDWIFHNHAIDPNYHNIILHVAFQHDIEIPELVEKNIPTLELKDHVDPSVFGKYEKLISGTQFIPCEHILDPGKIPVHFHEENILKKLEEKALELEQNLIQFKNNFEAVLFHSLAYSFGLKVNAFIFKQMAESIDFTIINRVRQNRTQLEALFFGISDWLGDPGDEQTKIWKREFDFITAKFNISDLRFRPKFSRLRPPNFPTLRLSQLAGLYHQHQNLFSKIIQIKKTEDLFDLLKDVKASAYWDNHFTFGKVSKTEYPKILSRDFMELVILNTILPMKYTYHKYHREDIADEIINFYSHIPAEKNSVTDGWKALRIPCRNALESQSLIYHFKNSCEEKNCLNCSIGFKLLKEPSHAR is encoded by the coding sequence ATGACGGAAAAATTACTCCAATACCTTTGGAACTACAAAATTTTCAGCCGTTTCGATTTTAAAAATACGGCAGGGGATGCGGTTGAAATTCTTGAATTCGGCAAATGGAATACCGATGCCGGACCTGACTTTTTAGCCGGAAAAATCAAGATTAACGGCGTTGTTTTCGCAGGAAATATCGAACTCCATGTCCGGTCTTCCGACTGGATTTTCCACAATCATGCTATTGATCCCAATTACCATAACATTATTCTTCATGTGGCCTTTCAGCATGATATTGAAATTCCAGAGCTTGTTGAGAAAAATATTCCGACACTTGAGCTGAAGGACCATGTTGATCCATCGGTTTTCGGGAAATATGAAAAACTGATCAGCGGGACACAGTTTATTCCATGCGAACATATTTTGGATCCCGGTAAGATTCCGGTACATTTCCACGAAGAAAATATTCTTAAAAAGCTGGAAGAAAAAGCGTTGGAGCTGGAACAGAATTTAATTCAGTTTAAAAATAATTTTGAAGCGGTTTTGTTTCACAGCCTGGCTTATTCTTTTGGGCTAAAGGTAAATGCCTTTATATTCAAGCAGATGGCGGAAAGCATTGACTTTACCATCATCAATAGAGTAAGGCAGAACCGGACCCAGCTGGAAGCCCTGTTTTTCGGGATTTCAGACTGGCTGGGAGATCCCGGAGATGAGCAGACGAAAATATGGAAACGTGAATTTGATTTTATTACAGCCAAGTTTAACATTTCCGATCTGAGATTCCGTCCTAAATTTTCACGGCTGCGTCCCCCGAATTTTCCAACCCTGCGCCTGTCTCAGCTGGCAGGATTATACCATCAGCATCAGAACCTTTTCTCAAAAATCATACAGATAAAAAAGACGGAAGATCTGTTTGATCTGCTGAAAGACGTAAAAGCTTCGGCGTATTGGGACAACCATTTTACTTTCGGAAAAGTGTCGAAGACCGAGTATCCTAAAATTCTTTCGAGAGATTTTATGGAATTGGTCATCCTGAATACGATCCTGCCGATGAAATATACCTATCACAAATACCACCGTGAAGATATTGCCGATGAAATCATCAACTTTTACAGCCATATTCCTGCTGAAAAAAATTCGGTAACGGATGGATGGAAAGCTTTGCGCATACCATGCCGGAATGCTTTGGAAAGCCAGAGTCTGATTTATCATTTTAAAAATTCCTGCGAAGAAAAAAATTGCTTAAATTGCAGTATTGGATTTAAACTTTTAAAAGAGCCTTCACATGCTAGATAA
- a CDS encoding PspC family transcriptional regulator, producing the protein MLDNIRHKMEREWFGVLTRTGAKLGIPVSKLRVFFIYSTFATAGFFFLIYLGLAFTLWVKDIFITRRPSVFDL; encoded by the coding sequence ATGCTAGATAATATCCGCCACAAGATGGAAAGAGAATGGTTTGGTGTCCTTACCAGGACAGGTGCAAAGCTGGGCATTCCGGTTTCCAAGCTGCGTGTATTTTTCATCTATTCTACATTCGCAACCGCAGGTTTTTTCTTTTTAATTTATTTGGGCCTGGCCTTTACACTTTGGGTAAAAGATATTTTTATCACCCGCAGACCCAGTGTTTTTGATTTATAA
- a CDS encoding GNAT family N-acetyltransferase: protein MEFLQITSAEDYRVQEIFDAYCKTFPENERRDWNKLHPLFSHPKVKIISVLHEAKNIGYLMVWELSSFTFVEHFEVFEEFRNQKLGSAITQYLFENYPRIILEIEHGHINEETQRRYSFYRKNGFSLIDEMYVQPSYGQGKNPMELWLLANYIPENLKEVKDEIYDIVYH, encoded by the coding sequence ATGGAATTTTTACAAATTACTTCCGCTGAAGATTACAGGGTTCAGGAGATTTTTGACGCCTATTGCAAAACTTTTCCTGAGAATGAAAGACGGGACTGGAATAAATTACACCCTCTTTTTTCACACCCTAAAGTAAAAATCATTTCGGTACTGCATGAAGCGAAAAACATCGGCTATCTGATGGTTTGGGAACTGAGCAGCTTTACCTTTGTGGAACATTTTGAAGTTTTTGAGGAATTCAGAAACCAGAAGCTGGGATCTGCCATTACCCAATATCTTTTCGAAAATTATCCGAGAATCATCCTTGAAATTGAACACGGGCATATAAATGAAGAAACCCAGCGTCGCTATTCCTTCTACCGGAAAAACGGCTTTTCGCTGATTGACGAAATGTACGTTCAGCCGAGCTACGGGCAGGGAAAAAATCCCATGGAATTATGGCTGCTGGCCAATTACATTCCTGAAAACCTGAAGGAAGTAAAAGACGAAATATACGATATTGTTTATCATTAA